aaatacctaaataaagtaaaatagcCTAAAAACAGTATGTAAAAAGAGGAGCCTatttctgccaacaaactgttatACAGTTTGGCGGAGATTGTACCTATCATGTAAAAATATGCTGATCcgtgaataaatgtttttttttacaaaaatgagGACACTGCATAACGAAACTCTTggcgtctctctatcactcttccatatttgTGCGACatagacagttgcgtttcgatcgctacggagcgtaagccattggcatgttggctacgcggcctggtacCTTCTTTACTCCTCCTAGTCCTCCTCAGCGCCAATTAATTCCCTTAATCCAAAACCCTTCGTGGCCCAGTTGGGCCACTAGCCTATGTTATGTAATAAATTTACgtcactttattttatttactccaGTTGCTGCGTCAGCACCTGGCTAGAGGACTCGGACGACACGAGAGTGGAGGAGACCCGGCGGGCCGACGGCGAGTGGAACACATTCTGGGTCAACTATAACAACTCTATCGCTAAGGTAAGAAGGGGGTGTTAGTGGAGGGGACACGACACGAGAGTGGAGGAGACCCGGCGGGCCGACGGCGAGTGGAACACATTCTGGGTCAACTATAACAACTCTATCGCTAAGGTAAGAAGGGGGTGTTAGTGGAGGGGAGACGACACGAGAGCGGAGGAGACCCGGCGGGCCGACGGCGAGTGGAACACATTCTGGGTCAACTATAACAACTCTATCGCTAAGGTAAGAAGGGGGTGTTAGTGGAGGGGAGACGACACGAGAGCGGAGGAGACCCGGCGGGCCGACGGCGAGTGGAACACATTCTGGGTCAACTATAACAACTCTATCGCTAAGGTAAGAAGGGGGTGTTAGTGGAGGGGAGACGACACGAGAGCGGAGGAGACCCGGCGGGCCGACGGCGAGTGGAACACATTCTGGGTCAACTATAACAACTCTATCGCTAAGGTAAGAAGGGGGTGTTAGTGGAGGGGAGGAGAGGGGTCTATTAGGGGCGGGCCGACGGCGAGTGGAATACATTCTGGGTCAACTATAACAACTCTATCGCTAAGGTAAGAAGGGGGTGTTAGTGGAGGGGACACGACACGAGAGTGGAGGAGACCCGGCGGGCCGACGGCGAGTGGAACACATTCTGGGTCAACTATAACAACTCTATTGCTAAGGTAAGAAGGGGGTGTTAGTGGAGGGGACACGACACGAGAGTGGAGgagttagagggagcaagtgatattgctatctcattctaccgcatggctgcgtcccttggagtccgctggcccatcgtgtagaggagccattattaattacacaaacgggtctaccgcgatataattttacccgtttgtgtaattaaatatgtgtacaaaacacgAGAGTTTAAAGAGTTATATGTATTGTTCTGGtcttattattaaattgtacaacggtaTTGTAGTACAATTGTacgacttaatcgcgtattttagtcacgcggctagaagatgttgatgtcaacttcaGCCAGTGTTCACTCTTCTCCGAGACCATGcgcggggacaacgccgtcctcgaaaagtcagaggtaaatcttaaaacttaaatacgcgccacttgcaccatcccactaacccggggttaaccgcttaaaccgttaacccagtgtcaaattgtactggtaaccatggtaactccaggtttaaccggttagggGGGGGTGTCGTGGTGACGTGCTTGCGATTACACACCCCTCGCGGCATAGACGGAaacgccgcaggggttttagtgggtattcttctcccctccctctgactagcagagggagttacgggaggagcgagtcccacatatCACCCCCCAATGGGCCTCCCCAGCCAGGGGGTGAATGCATAAATCCATTTCCcctgcgtcaaaaaaaaaaggttttaccttgttaaccccgggttagtgggatggtgcaagtggccctaagtcccgttgtacaatttaataaatgtgtaacaatcgtgaaagtttaaatcagtgttttgttCTGGTTTGGTGGGGCTTTATAGGGGGGTGGGGAGGGTTTGGGGGGGCACTAGAGATGTACTAAAGTCCGTTTATATAGAGGCCACCTATCGCCAAAACTATTAATCTCAATCATTTGTTTCCAGGTTCCAATGAAGAGTTATTACGACCAGTGCCCGACGCCGTATCGAACGGAGAATATCGACTTGGCAGATTTAGGTAACCAACCACATTCACATTAAAAGGGCTCcgtaggtaggtacccaaagggtaaaaacgggaccctattactatgactccgctatccgtctgtctgtccgtctgtctgtctgtccatctgtctgtctgtcaccaggctgtatctcatgaaccgtgatagatgatgtatttctgttgccgctataacaacaaatactaaaaacagaatataataaatatttaagtagggctcccatacaacaaacgtgattttttttgctgttttttgcgtaatggtacggaaccctagtactattctttaaggatgactcacgttagaccgggctgtgtccgggccggaacttccgggtcttacttttgaaatgaaatgaaatcgtTTATTCACAATGAGCATATGGTATTATAAGATCTTAAATTACAAGCATTGCGTCCCATGATACATTCAGTCTAGGCAGACGTGTGAAAACAGTTGTCAGTAAGATCGCTCTGTCATTTAAagttcattatattatatttacaagattaattataatttaccatcaactaacaatatttaaaacatgaaaatactgaaatgaaaatgaaaattttagtacaaaaaaaatacattaaataggATAATTATAAAAGATCTTTAGATGTCAATTAACATTTTAAAACGTATGCAATAAAAATTCGTTTATACTGCAAAAACAATtgtcaattaatattttatacaatgtCTTTTTGAAATCCTTAGTAGGCAATATCTTCATTTCAGCtggtattttattgaatatattaatacacATACAATACGCGCTTTTTTTCTTGTTCTAACTTGCTAGTAGTTGGTAATGCTAACCTACAGCGTCTATGTGACCGTGTTGTTTCTTTGTCTAGGTACTATGAAGGTGAATAGTTCAATATTAAGTTTTACATGACaagacaggcgatcacgtgatgctttccataaaaACGATGCCCCGAAAGCTCCGGcttggacacggcccggtctaacgtgagtcatcctttattttgTGTCTAAACCTAATACATTCCAGATTTCTCGGAAGCCCGCAAGCGCTCCCCGGAAGACCTGAAGAACGTGAACAGCATCATCCGGAACGAGGGTCTCCACCTCACCCCCCGGGAGACTCAGAACATCATCAAATGCGCTCATATCCTGGGCAACGTGCTGAGTACAGCCATAGAGAGGAGGTCCAGAGAGAAGGAAGAACCGGATAAAGTGCAAGAACTGCTCGTTGAGACTGAGGTATGtctgtataattgtatatcgCTATTTTACATCCCCTTGGCTAGTCAAAATAAGAAGATACCTGTGAATATATATAGCAAGTAAGTTATAAATGTCTATAGAATCCCGCGAACACAGAAGATATACAGAGGCAGAATATGAAAATGTCCCCTTGAATAAAAAGATACTTAGATACCGATGTACATTATCTAGTAGCACAGTAGAGAACGTTTGTAAGTATTATAATTCTCCTAACTCCTTGAGAGACAGAGAACATCATAAAATGCGttcatatatataatatatatgttcatatatgtatatatgtggaAGCTTGTAATTTGCATATAGTAGTAGATAAGTCTATTAACCTATGTATAATTAGGCAGTAAGCATCccgattaaaataaaaataaaataaaataaaatatcctgGAGAACGcacttatactctgtatcttcaggtatttaaataaaagtaaacaaaatctaccctcaaatggcgcctcaagccagttgagggtagatgaaaacattacatgatcaaataatgtaggttaaagtcaggtcgttcagtgactgatccaggcggttttgtatttggtcggttaaaaGCAAtcaatgttataactacccgaaaatttacaaattgtttgtttacttttatttaaatacctaaagatacagactatacagTACAGCCATAGAGAGGAGATCCAGAGCGAAGGAAGAACCGGATAAAGTGCAAGAACTGCACGTTGAGTCTGAGGTAAGTAAGATAAGATAACAGTTTATTCAGATAATGCActcattaggtaggtaggtaggtacactaggtacttaaaggaaaacatcgtgaggaaaccggaaaAATAACCAAATAGGTCTACTTTCCCCTGCAATGATAAAGACAAAGATAGTttagtaggcatattacaatgcgcttatgaacgtaaaaataaagctacaccggctccagcCCTActcctctgcctcgagaagatttaagtcccccctcaattggagaagggtatcccaatatgagaccggcaacaaactgaaacatacaaacagcaacaaacaaaacaaaatgtgcCAATATTGCTGAAATGGTGACACTATTTGCAGCTACAAAGTGGGCAGTGCCTCTAAATATAATTTGTCGTTTAGACATGTGCACACTCTGCAGCTAAATTGGTGAAGACTTAgttttaacaaaatatttaatcaaattGTGCTCTCCTTGTTTCTtgtgttgtttgtttgttgtttgtgtTCCTTGTTTGTtgttgagcttactgtggggctaggacgactaggtcgatctgtgtaaaaattgtcctaatatttatttatttattttatttgtttcaggCTGACACAGAAAAAGGCCAAAGGAAAAAATCAATGACACTAAACCTGAAAGAGACAAACGTACCCGCCGAAGTTAAAGAGGCAAAGAGAAGCGAGACCGTCACCACACAGACGGATATTTCTCTACCGAACACGAAGAGTGCGCCGAGAATCTTCGAGAATATTCTCAGGCAGTTATCGAGAAGCTCCATAGACGAGGCGTCTTTGAGGAAGGCGAAGGAAAGTTTGGAAGTTGAGAAGAAGGAAGAGATTGATAAAAAGGAAGAGATTGTTAAAAAGGAAGAGATTGTTAAAAAGGAAGAGATTGATAAAAAGGAAGAGATtaataaaaaggaagagattGATAAAAAGGTAGAAGAGTGAGACGAAGTAAAAGGTAATGGtaatacaatagttatttgtttcactagggggcaaagttgttgtttaactgctcgtgctaatattgatacccgagcgagcgaaagattccaaaattgaactatgagcgtagcgagtggttcgaaaagtggaatcttgaacGTTGCGAGTTGTCCAAGgcaaggttaaataaatattgccaccgagtgttttttaaaattttcaccACGTCAACGCGAGGAAAATGTCACACGTCAAACTGTAAAACGTCAAactcaaacaaaatcaaaccaaatcaaatcattcaaaaagtaaattctaccaACCAGCCAACATAGGAAACAACTTTGCATAAAATGACTGCCACtctgtggataaaatgcaactttctcatcagtttttgaacaataaaaAGAACCTTTACG
The Cydia splendana chromosome 24, ilCydSple1.2, whole genome shotgun sequence DNA segment above includes these coding regions:
- the LOC134802128 gene encoding uncharacterized protein LOC134802128 — translated: MQRNDRWPTDYDPDPRSRRGSASSRGSKKKKSPPASATSTPKKVTKPQNLDFVVTGKQLLKKGDRANSLPGSYRRRPSLDTPKTRKPPSPRRLNDSQSSKSRETSLEDDVSLELSQVSLGTPRTQKPSPKTLSNESRSSKRDTSMEDMTLELSQVSDFEDANSKYGVNKFSALATSTPKKRASLPQPSKYSGQSGQGGQKTGRSVSVVRPPSVSYRHGPSTEPDYSSVSPEYSQSSVETSPAQTKMECSQDLSSCCVSTWLEDSDDTRVEETRRADGEWNTFWVNYNNSIAKVPMKSYYDQCPTPYRTENIDLADLDFSEARKRSPEDLKNVNSIIRNEGLHLTPRETQNIIKCAHILGNVLSTAIERRSREKEEPDKVQELLVETEADTEKGQRKKSMTLNLKETNVPAEVKEAKRSETVTTQTDISLPNTKSAPRIFENILRQLSRSSIDEASLRKAKESLEVEKKEEIDKKEEIVKKEEIVKKEEIDKKEEINKKEEIDKKVEE